A window from uncultured Desulfobacter sp. encodes these proteins:
- a CDS encoding Na/Pi cotransporter family protein, producing MDIVGILIETLGGLGLFILGMKTMTEGLQATAGQKIRRILEAISSNRIMGCLTGAGVTAMVQSSSATTVMLIGFVSAGIMSIEQAVGVVIGANIGTTITGQMIAFKLTEAALPAVALGVGLKYFSKKRTYRYIGDIILGFGILFYGMEVMKQGLTPIKSDPQFISFFTTFSTETMGGILLCVSMGTLLTIMVQSSSATVGLTMALATSGLLTFPTAMALVLGENIGTTVTAQLATIGSKNPDAHRTANAHTIFNVVGVGIILLIFPFFITAVKTVTLKLGAGPVDMMVNNEYINTSRYIANGHTIFNVINAVVFLIFLPRLVQLTMLISPKPKKSEERYQLPTFDANFIDSPIAALAQVKGEIINNAQFVLVSLKNIASCIEKPDDDILGEREMVETHLDEAQKIIITYLTTIYQGDVNEPEAKEISEMMRITNNIERIGDSMENVSKTIERIYHNEIGFSDQAKSDLAKIADKAVSFLQLVIAQMQEKKEGFYEEALNMEDTIDQMREAMRSQHIERLRAGDCSVDAGVLFIALVSNFEKIGDYCYNIATGVNRII from the coding sequence GTGGATATTGTAGGAATTTTAATTGAAACTCTGGGGGGATTGGGCCTTTTTATCCTGGGGATGAAGACCATGACAGAGGGGCTTCAGGCCACGGCCGGCCAAAAAATCCGGCGGATTCTCGAAGCCATCTCCTCAAACCGTATCATGGGATGCTTAACCGGGGCCGGGGTAACGGCTATGGTTCAGTCATCGTCGGCAACCACGGTGATGCTTATCGGATTTGTAAGTGCCGGCATCATGTCCATCGAACAGGCGGTAGGGGTGGTCATCGGTGCGAATATCGGAACCACCATCACGGGGCAGATGATCGCCTTTAAGCTTACAGAGGCAGCACTTCCGGCCGTGGCCCTCGGGGTGGGACTCAAATATTTTTCCAAAAAACGGACCTACCGTTATATCGGGGACATTATTCTTGGCTTCGGTATACTGTTTTACGGCATGGAAGTAATGAAACAAGGGCTGACGCCCATCAAGTCCGATCCCCAGTTCATCTCTTTTTTTACCACCTTTTCCACCGAAACCATGGGCGGTATCCTGCTCTGTGTTTCAATGGGGACCCTCTTAACCATCATGGTGCAGTCTTCCTCGGCCACGGTGGGTCTGACCATGGCCCTGGCAACTTCGGGGCTGCTGACCTTTCCCACGGCAATGGCCCTGGTGCTGGGCGAAAACATCGGCACCACCGTGACAGCCCAATTGGCCACCATCGGTTCAAAAAATCCGGACGCCCACAGAACAGCCAATGCCCATACCATTTTCAATGTGGTGGGGGTGGGCATCATTCTCCTGATATTTCCCTTTTTTATAACGGCGGTTAAAACCGTTACCTTGAAACTGGGGGCGGGGCCTGTGGACATGATGGTGAACAATGAGTATATCAATACTTCCCGCTACATTGCCAACGGCCATACCATCTTTAACGTTATCAATGCCGTTGTCTTTTTAATCTTTTTGCCCAGGCTGGTTCAACTGACCATGCTGATTTCACCAAAGCCCAAAAAATCCGAAGAACGGTATCAGCTTCCCACGTTTGATGCCAACTTCATCGATTCCCCCATCGCGGCCCTGGCTCAGGTCAAAGGGGAGATCATCAACAATGCTCAATTTGTCTTGGTGTCCCTGAAAAACATCGCCTCCTGCATAGAAAAACCGGATGATGATATTCTCGGGGAACGAGAGATGGTGGAAACGCATTTGGACGAAGCCCAAAAGATCATCATCACATATTTGACCACCATCTACCAGGGGGATGTCAATGAGCCCGAGGCCAAAGAAATCTCGGAGATGATGCGGATCACAAATAATATTGAACGGATCGGGGACTCCATGGAAAATGTCTCCAAAACCATCGAACGGATTTATCACAACGAGATCGGATTCAGTGACCAGGCAAAGTCGGATCTGGCCAAGATTGCCGACAAGGCTGTGTCGTTTCTTCAATTGGTGATCGCTCAGATGCAGGAAAAAAAGGAAGGCTTTTATGAAGAGGCCTTGAATATGGAAGATACCATCGACCAAATGCGTGAAGCAATGCGTTCCCAGCATATTGAACGCCTCCGGGCCGGTGACTGTTCCGTGGATGCCGGGGTGCTGTTCATCGCGTTGGTCTCTAACTTCGAGAAGATAGGAGATTACTGCTACAATATTGCCACGGGCGTAAACCGGATCATTTAA
- a CDS encoding radical SAM protein encodes MHYEGMVIRPPSEADSILLQVTLGCSHNKCTFCGTYRGKRFDIKKDDVIFEDIEFARAHFRRQTRLFLCDGDALILPMKRLVPILERIRDRLPWVERVGVYANSKSIKMKTDEQLAQLRELGLKIAYMGLESGDDKVLTAIRKGADADTMIAMGKKLKRAGIKVSVTVLLGLGGREGSLAHARETGRVLTAMDPDFVGALSLMLIPGTELNDQYESGEFQLPGAEEMLAELGAMIAATNLTDGLFHANHASNYLPIRAHLPQDKEKTLALISQALDGKVPLKPEYMRAL; translated from the coding sequence ATGCATTATGAAGGTATGGTTATCAGGCCTCCCAGCGAGGCGGACAGTATACTGCTCCAGGTCACATTGGGCTGTTCCCACAATAAATGTACTTTTTGCGGGACATACCGGGGGAAACGGTTCGACATCAAAAAAGATGATGTGATTTTTGAAGATATTGAATTTGCCCGGGCGCATTTCCGACGCCAGACGCGTTTGTTTCTGTGTGATGGCGATGCCCTGATCCTTCCGATGAAACGCCTGGTGCCCATCCTTGAAAGAATCCGGGACCGGCTGCCCTGGGTGGAACGGGTGGGCGTTTACGCCAATAGCAAAAGCATCAAGATGAAAACCGATGAGCAGTTGGCCCAGCTCCGCGAGCTTGGACTCAAAATCGCTTATATGGGGCTTGAATCCGGCGACGATAAAGTGCTTACGGCCATCCGAAAGGGTGCGGATGCGGATACAATGATCGCCATGGGAAAAAAGCTTAAACGTGCGGGCATTAAAGTCTCTGTAACGGTGCTGCTTGGGCTTGGCGGTCGCGAGGGTTCTTTGGCCCACGCCCGGGAAACCGGCCGGGTGCTTACGGCCATGGACCCTGATTTTGTGGGGGCGTTAAGCCTGATGCTTATCCCCGGCACGGAACTGAATGACCAGTATGAAAGCGGTGAGTTTCAGCTGCCCGGGGCAGAGGAGATGCTCGCCGAACTGGGTGCCATGATTGCCGCCACAAATCTGACGGACGGCCTTTTTCACGCCAACCATGCATCCAATTATTTACCCATACGGGCACATCTGCCCCAGGACAAAGAAAAAACGCTTGCACTTATATCCCAGGCCCTGGACGGAAAAGTTCCGTTGAAACCCGAATATATGAGAGCTTTATAA
- a CDS encoding CpXC domain-containing protein, producing MALINKCDITCRCGERFTAEYVSYVFADIDPELKDAILKDHFNCAVCPQCGMTFFQEHPFIYRDEANKLWIEVGYPPNAAKGKDIPAIQGHYLEGQENYRQFKVADRAALIAVLFAEDPEFKKISSRLDENEPVFIAPQKGDIPVVLFYEYQGLQLGQRLHASHHDGKPDTWVSNYCTALAVHNLFNSRLKPADAERWNAVWQTIKHVAASGIYEDFAVSFADFMDDAKAFSGNWPLQSQFFTSLGSAIFNSGHYFAASFAELESALQAEQAQPA from the coding sequence ATGGCACTGATCAACAAGTGTGACATTACCTGTAGATGCGGCGAACGCTTTACCGCAGAATATGTCAGTTATGTTTTTGCCGACATAGATCCCGAGCTTAAAGACGCAATATTAAAAGACCATTTCAACTGCGCAGTCTGCCCCCAATGCGGGATGACTTTTTTTCAGGAACACCCCTTTATCTATCGGGATGAAGCAAACAAACTGTGGATCGAGGTCGGATACCCCCCAAATGCCGCAAAAGGCAAAGATATTCCTGCCATCCAGGGGCACTACCTTGAAGGCCAGGAGAACTATCGGCAATTCAAGGTAGCTGATCGTGCGGCCCTGATCGCCGTATTATTCGCTGAAGACCCTGAATTTAAAAAAATATCATCCCGGCTTGACGAAAACGAACCTGTCTTTATTGCACCCCAAAAAGGCGACATACCGGTGGTGCTTTTTTATGAGTACCAGGGCCTGCAACTGGGTCAACGATTGCATGCAAGCCATCATGATGGAAAGCCTGACACCTGGGTCAGCAATTACTGCACGGCACTTGCCGTTCACAATCTTTTCAATTCCCGGCTTAAACCTGCAGATGCCGAAAGATGGAACGCGGTATGGCAAACGATAAAACATGTTGCCGCTTCCGGAATATACGAAGACTTTGCCGTTTCTTTTGCGGATTTCATGGATGACGCCAAGGCGTTTAGCGGCAACTGGCCTTTACAAAGCCAATTTTTTACCTCACTGGGGTCTGCAATATTCAACAGCGGTCATTATTTTGCAGCAAGTTTTGCAGAACTGGAAAGTGCACTTCAAGCGGAACAGGCACAGCCGGCATAA
- a CDS encoding acetamidase/formamidase family protein, with translation MEDDKMKTEKKELGRRDFLKYTGALGVAMAMTKGLPSNAEAVEIKRWDMADKVHILGCNEMTSTAGYWDNSEKPALVIKSGEVVHIETSTHLGGKMIPGATIEDWENWYKEVIDRTQETYFYPDAETGAKKIKKGAGHHNLTGPVYVEGAKPGDILQVEILDIDPGAYGFNLNPSTDFMKLGILADEYEEGAVRWYSIDGKKKTYNFQPGIEIPVRPFPGTLGVALPQPGMWSNVPPGRHGGNMDNKELVPGTVLYLPVHTEGANLKTGDAHIAQGNGEVNLNALEGLFKNITLRITRRRDLKKLLDWPMLSTPTHWITMGFHTDLYESCRMATRKAIDFLHGYYGMDKMEAYAFCSQAVDLSVTQLVDYTKGIHASIPKACFVGEQYAERNTLLISQL, from the coding sequence TTGGAAGATGATAAAATGAAAACTGAAAAAAAAGAACTGGGTCGACGTGACTTCCTTAAATATACCGGCGCACTTGGCGTAGCCATGGCCATGACAAAGGGGTTGCCGTCAAATGCAGAGGCCGTGGAAATAAAACGCTGGGACATGGCAGACAAAGTCCACATCCTTGGGTGCAATGAAATGACCTCAACGGCCGGATATTGGGACAATTCAGAAAAACCTGCACTGGTCATCAAATCCGGTGAGGTGGTCCACATAGAAACAAGCACCCACCTGGGGGGCAAAATGATTCCCGGCGCAACGATTGAGGATTGGGAAAACTGGTACAAAGAGGTCATTGACCGGACACAAGAGACATATTTTTACCCTGATGCGGAGACCGGTGCAAAAAAAATAAAAAAAGGGGCGGGCCATCACAATCTAACCGGTCCTGTTTATGTTGAGGGCGCCAAACCGGGAGATATCCTTCAAGTAGAAATCCTCGACATCGATCCCGGGGCATACGGTTTTAATTTGAATCCGTCCACAGATTTCATGAAGCTTGGCATACTCGCAGACGAATATGAAGAGGGGGCTGTGCGCTGGTACTCCATTGACGGCAAAAAGAAAACCTATAACTTCCAGCCGGGTATTGAAATTCCGGTGCGGCCGTTCCCCGGCACCCTTGGCGTTGCCCTGCCCCAACCCGGCATGTGGAGCAATGTCCCCCCGGGCCGCCATGGCGGAAACATGGACAATAAGGAACTTGTGCCCGGCACGGTGCTCTACCTGCCGGTTCACACCGAAGGTGCCAATCTTAAAACCGGCGATGCCCACATTGCCCAGGGCAATGGCGAAGTAAACTTAAATGCCCTTGAAGGCTTATTTAAGAACATTACGCTGCGAATCACACGCCGTCGTGACCTGAAAAAACTGTTAGACTGGCCCATGCTTTCAACACCCACCCACTGGATCACCATGGGATTTCACACGGATCTTTATGAATCCTGCCGGATGGCAACCCGTAAAGCCATCGATTTCTTACACGGTTACTATGGCATGGATAAAATGGAAGCCTATGCTTTCTGTAGCCAGGCCGTTGATTTGAGTGTCACACAGCTGGTTGACTATACCAAAGGTATTCACGCAAGTATTCCAAAAGCGTGCTTTGTCGGTGAACAGTATGCCGAGCGCAACACCCTGCTGATCTCTCAATTATAA
- a CDS encoding OFA family MFS transporter, which translates to MSDARHTPNRWRIAVFGTLLQVCLGTVYAWSFFQKPLVAAYGWSNSQVAWTFSTAICCLGLAAAWGGMNLSKIGPRKLAMAGGVLFGAGYLVAALALNMHNLVLLYIGYGFIGGAGLGLGYVTPVATVAKWFPDKKGFVTGMVVMGFGFGALVMSKLIAPTLMTSFDHNLVQVFFWIGIVMLILTLPAAYNLVNPPDGFIPMGYVPAQPAASHRSTAVTGRQCVLSAKFFMMWMVLTCNVSAGIMFIGFQSPMLQALLKASYAAKYADPAALAAALAGAGATLIAISSVFNGVGRFFWGSLSDKIGRTNAFRLLVGSQIAIFIALIYIKSPWIFGALVCYVLLCYGGGFGAMPAFVLDVFGPVQMPVVYGVILTGWSAGGIIGPQLAAIIRDRFPDNPGVYTYAGGAILLALGFAFSLALSDKPFGAKHSAPNQA; encoded by the coding sequence ATGAGTGATGCCCGCCACACACCCAACCGCTGGAGAATCGCCGTCTTTGGAACCCTGTTGCAGGTCTGTCTGGGCACGGTTTACGCCTGGAGTTTTTTTCAAAAACCGTTGGTTGCCGCCTACGGCTGGAGCAACAGCCAGGTCGCCTGGACATTCAGTACGGCCATCTGCTGCCTGGGCCTGGCCGCGGCCTGGGGCGGCATGAATCTGTCGAAAATCGGACCGCGCAAACTGGCCATGGCCGGAGGGGTGCTATTTGGTGCCGGATATCTGGTGGCTGCCCTGGCTTTAAACATGCACAATCTGGTGCTGCTCTACATCGGTTACGGTTTTATCGGCGGTGCAGGGCTTGGCCTGGGTTACGTCACCCCGGTGGCTACAGTGGCCAAGTGGTTTCCCGACAAAAAGGGGTTTGTCACGGGTATGGTTGTCATGGGCTTTGGCTTCGGTGCCCTGGTCATGTCCAAGCTCATTGCACCGACCCTGATGACAAGCTTTGACCATAATCTGGTGCAGGTTTTTTTCTGGATCGGCATTGTCATGCTGATTCTGACCCTGCCTGCCGCTTATAACCTGGTCAACCCGCCCGACGGCTTTATCCCGATGGGATACGTCCCGGCACAACCTGCGGCGTCACACCGGAGTACAGCAGTAACAGGACGGCAATGCGTCCTGTCGGCAAAATTCTTCATGATGTGGATGGTGCTCACCTGTAACGTTTCCGCCGGTATCATGTTTATCGGGTTTCAATCGCCTATGCTACAGGCGTTGCTCAAGGCGTCCTATGCAGCGAAGTATGCGGACCCGGCGGCTTTGGCAGCAGCCCTGGCCGGTGCCGGAGCGACCTTGATTGCAATCAGCTCCGTGTTTAATGGCGTGGGCCGTTTTTTCTGGGGCAGCCTGTCCGACAAAATCGGCCGGACCAATGCATTCCGCCTGCTGGTGGGCAGCCAGATCGCCATATTCATCGCTCTGATTTACATCAAATCACCCTGGATTTTCGGGGCCCTGGTCTGTTATGTACTGCTCTGCTATGGCGGGGGATTCGGAGCTATGCCGGCCTTTGTCCTGGATGTATTCGGCCCGGTTCAAATGCCCGTGGTCTATGGCGTCATCCTCACCGGCTGGTCGGCCGGCGGTATCATCGGCCCCCAACTGGCCGCCATTATCCGTGACCGCTTTCCCGACAATCCCGGCGTCTATACCTACGCCGGTGGCGCAATTCTTTTGGCTCTAGGATTTGCCTTTTCCCTGGCCTTGTCCGACAAGCCCTTTGGGGCCAAGCATTCAGCACCAAATCAGGCTTAA